TGCGCGAGCTGGCGCGCCGCCATCAGGTGCTGTGCGTGACGCATCTGCCGCAGATCGCCGCCTTCGCCGAGCACCATTACCTGGTCTCGAAAAGCGAAGCCGGCGGCAGGACCGCCGCCGGCGTCGAACTGCTGGGCAATCAGGAGCGCGTGCGCGAGATCGCCCGCATGATGTCGGGGCAGAAGCTCACGCAGGAAGCGCTGCGCCACGCCGAGAAGCTGATCGAGCAGTTCTCGGCGCGCTGAGCTCGCTCAGCCCTTGTGCCAGTACATCTCCCAGCCGAGATACTTGCGCCCGGCTTCATAGACCGCCGCAGCCACCTGCGAGAGGTTCGCCGCCACATGGTGCTCGAAGCCGTTCTCGCAGATGTAGTGCAGCAGAGCCTGCAGGTTCGGGATGCGCGCCACGCCGGCGCCGCCGAAGGTCTCGAGCGGATCGCTGGTGAACTCGCCCTCGCCGACGTAGGCTTTGAGTTTCCCTTCCGCATCGCACGTGGAAAGGCGCAGGTAGGTCATCGGACCCGCCTTGACGCGGCCCACCACCGTGCCGAACGTGTTCAGCTTGCCCACCGTGCCGGCGATGATTTCCTGGTAGTCCATCCGCGCCGTTTCGAAGAAGTGCTTGGGCAGGTTGGAGCAGTGGAAGCAGACGCACTTGTCGGGATCTTCGCCGTAGTTGTTGTTCCAGTCCAGCAGCGCGCTGGGCGTGCCGGAGGCCAGCGCGAGCGCGTACATGGCCACCACGCCCGGAACGTCCACCTCGCAGGCGCTCGGCAGCAGCCGGTTCGACATCATGCTCATCACCGTGCAGGGCACGACGCCGAAGTACTCCTCCATCGAGGTCCAGCACTGCACGGCCGTCACGGTGATGTCGTTGTCGGCCATCCAGCGGTCCACGACAACGGCGAGCTTCGCCATCTTCAGCAGCGCCGTGGCGTCGATGCCCGCCGTGCTGACGTAGCTGTTGATCTCGGCGAGCTTGGCCTGAACGGCGGCATCGTCGTCCTTCAGCCGCCCGATGCGGCCGAAGATCTCCGACAGGTCGATCGTGTCGACATCGATGCCGGAGGCTTCCAGCAGCTTCTCGCTGTAGCGGACGGTGTTGAACGCCGCCGGACGGGCGCCAATGGCTCCGACGCGGCAACGGCGCAGACCGTTCACGACGCGGCAGACGGCGGCGAACCACTCGACGTCTTTCGCGAAGTCTTCACTGGAAGGCGCCACCGTATGGAGCTTTGTGAGCGAGTACGGGATGCCGAACTGTTTGAGGTTGTTGCAGACGCTCATCTTGCCGCAGAAGCTGTCGCGGCGGTCTGCGATCGTCATGCTGGAAGCGCGGTCCGGGGTGGCCTGCACCAGCACGGGCACCTTCAGCCCTGCTCCCCGCAGCGCCTCGGCCACGCCCCGCTCGTCGCCGAAGTTGGGCAGCGTCACGATGACGCCGTCGATCTCATGGCGGTGGC
This DNA window, taken from Bryobacteraceae bacterium, encodes the following:
- a CDS encoding fucose isomerase, producing MKKQTFGLIVGNRGFFPDHLAKSGREEMIQVLEKLGYGVVVLSPEETKYGAVETRADAKKCAELFDRHRHEIDGVIVTLPNFGDERGVAEALRGAGLKVPVLVQATPDRASSMTIADRRDSFCGKMSVCNNLKQFGIPYSLTKLHTVAPSSEDFAKDVEWFAAVCRVVNGLRRCRVGAIGARPAAFNTVRYSEKLLEASGIDVDTIDLSEIFGRIGRLKDDDAAVQAKLAEINSYVSTAGIDATALLKMAKLAVVVDRWMADNDITVTAVQCWTSMEEYFGVVPCTVMSMMSNRLLPSACEVDVPGVVAMYALALASGTPSALLDWNNNYGEDPDKCVCFHCSNLPKHFFETARMDYQEIIAGTVGKLNTFGTVVGRVKAGPMTYLRLSTCDAEGKLKAYVGEGEFTSDPLETFGGAGVARIPNLQALLHYICENGFEHHVAANLSQVAAAVYEAGRKYLGWEMYWHKG